The window ACGTCCACTGATAGGGAATCCTGTACCAATGTACCGCCGATCACCTATCCGGGATCGATGATCAAGGGTGCGTGACGACACCGATCTCTAAAGCGGTCGGAAAGCGATTTGTACCGACAGCGAGCCCGTTTCGGTTAGTGTGGTGACACGACCAGTGTCCCTGCAGGTCAGCACGTCGCTACGTGGCAGCCCCTATCGCTAATGAGGGGTTTCGACGTCGCTTGCTCGTTGAATCCGCCACTATGAGAGTCAGTTTGGAATTACCCCTCGAAAGCGTAGAGTCGGTTTATACGAGCTTTCGACGACCCTCAAACGCCGTAACGGCACGAGAGACATGAGCTTACAGAAACAACTAGTCGTTGTGCTCGTCGCCTTGATGGTGCTATTCAGTGGTATCGCCATGGTGGCGGGTGCCACGGCAGCATCGGCGTCGAGTACAGCCGTACAGGACGACACGGACGAGGAGGAGGACGCACAGCCGTCTGCGAGCGTCACATTGAGTGACCAGACGACGGACGGGAACGCTGTCGTCGTCGACGAAGTGACCATGGACGAAGGTGGCTTCGTGACGATACACGACAGCACCTTGCTCGAGGGGAACGTCATCGGGAGCGTAGTCGGCGTCTCTGCGTACCTCGAAGCTGGTACTCACGAGAACGTCGAGGTCACCCTCGATGAGTCACTCGAGGAGGACGAAACCCTGATCGCGATGCCGCATCAGGACACGAACGACAACCAGGAGTACGACTTCGTCGAGACTGAGGGTCAGGAAGATGGCCCGTACCTCACCGAGGAAGGTGAGCCGGTGACCGACGACGCACAGGTGACCCTCGAGGTCGAGGAGCCGGTTGAGGAAGACGAAGAAGAGCCAGAGGAGGCTCCTGAGGAAGACGAAGAGGAGCCGGTTGAAGAAGACGAGGAGGAACCGACTGACGAAGACGTCGTCATGGAGCCTGATCACGACGCCGTCGAAGACGGTGTTGCGATCGTGGGTCCGATGTCGGTGACTATCGAACAATTCACGGTCGAACAATTCACGATCGAGAACGCCAACATCTCTGTCTTCGTCCTCGATGAGGACGGTGAGTATGAAGAGGTCGATGAGGTAGACGAAGAAGAAGACGATGTTGACGAGGTAGACGAGGAAGAAGACTACGCTGACGAGGAAGAAGACGACGTTGACGAAGTCGATGAGGAAGAAGACTACGCTGATGAGGAAGAAGACGACGTTGACGAAGTCGATGAGGAAGAAGACTACGCTGATGAGGAAGAAGACGACGTTGACGAAGTCGATGAGGAAGAAGACTACGCTGATGAGGAAGAAGACGACGTTGACGAAGTCGATGAGGAAGAAGACTACGCTGACGAGGAAGAGGAGGACGTTGACGAGGAAGAAGATGTCGATGAAGTAGATGAACAAGAGGTGACCATCGAACAACTCACGATCGAATCCCTCACCATCGAGCACGTCGAGATCCACGTCTTCGTTCTCGATGACGACTTTGACCTCGATCGACTCGAGGAGATCATGAGTGACGAAGCCATTGATGATGTCGACGAAGAGGAGGACGTTGACGACGTAGATGAGGAAGAGGAGGACGTTGACGAGGTCGACGAGGAAGAAGACTACGCTGACGAGGAAGAAGACGACGTTGACGAGGTTGACGAAGAGGAAGAGGACGTTGACGACGAAGACGAGGTCGAAGATGACGTTGACGAGGTAGACGAAGAAGAAGACGCCGATGAGGTTGACGAAGAGGAAGAGGACGTTGACGACGAAGACGAGGTCGAAGATGACGAACTCGAGTCCTTCACCGTCGAAAACCTCGAGGCACCGGAGAACGCGGCGGTCGGTGACACGATCATGGTCAACGCGACCATCTCGAACCCGAACGATGAGGAAGCCACCCAGGACGTGCAGTTTCGACTCGAGGGTGACCTCGTCGAGTCACAGTCGATGACGCTCGACGCGGGTGCCAGCGAAACCGTCGAATTCGAAATCGACACCACAGACGTTCCGGCCGGTGAGTACGTCCACATGATCCTGACGGACGCGTTCGGTGAGGTCGACTTCATCGAGCTGACGGACGAGATGGAGGATGACGAAACCGATGACGACGAGGTAGACGACGAAGAAACGGATGACGAAGAAACCGATGAGGACGAGATAGACGACGACGAGACAACGGATGAAGAAGACACGGACGATGACGATACCGACACGGACAACACGTCCGACCGAGTCGCCATCGTCCTGAGCGGACTGGTCTGATTCGGTTTCTCGAGCAGTATTTTTCCTGCAGTATCCGCGAACCAGTCGATGTGAACCTGTGAAACGCTATTTCTCGACCGGTCAGTGATTCCGAAAATCAACAGGGTGTTCTACGAGTGCTTCCCCGAGCGGTGAGTGACCGGCGTTTCCTACTGGGTTGGGTTACGGGTTTCTAATCGTCGCTGTCGTCGGTGTCATCTGCATCGTCGCTGTCGTCGCTGTCATCGGTGTCATCCGCATCGTCGGTGTCGTCGCTGTCGTCGCTGTCATCATCATCGTCGGTGTCGTCGCTGTCATCATCATCGTCGCTGTCGTCACTGTCGTCATCATCGGACACAGTATCGTCACTATCATCGTCATCCGCCGTGTCCGTATCGTCGTCAGTACCAGCGCTATCGTCGTCACCATCGACACTATCGTCATCCGTTTCATCGCCTCCTTCCTCACCCGGTTCATCCGTCGAGTCCGAGTCCGCACTACCCGGCGCGTCCGGCGGCGTCTCTATCGTGACCCAGAAGTACGTGTACTCCATGGCGTCCTCCATCGACGGGGTGGCAGGTGCGTCGTCTTCGAACAACATGACGGCAATACGGACGGTCTCACCGTCCTCTGAAACCGGCGTCACCGTTCGCTCGGCGGTGATCTGCCCGGCGTCCGTCGACCGGCTGATCACCGTCACCTCCCGATGGGTAATCCGCTCGACGACCTCGCCATCTTCGACCACCTGCTCTTGCATCACGAGCGTATACTCCATCTCCTGGCCTTCGTTGTTGTGGATCTGGAACGTGATTGGAATCTCGCTTCCCGGAGCGACCGTCGATGGCATATCCGCGACGAGTTCGTCGTCGTCGTGGGCCGTATAAATCCCAAGCTGGGTGAACCCGCCGGCGGCCATCGGCGCTGCGAACGCGTACAGGAGCATCCCGATGGCGGCGATAACCGTAATCGCCAGCACAACCGCCGAGGCCCGGGTCGTCCCAGTTCCGACGGCGTGGGAGAGACGATTTCTGAACGCAGTCAGCGAAACGGAGAACCGATCGGACTCGGGCACTCTGAGTCGCCGAATCACGCCAAGCTGGGCCAGTACGAGCGTCACGAGCGCGAGTGCGCCGACGACCGACCCTATCTCGAGTCCCCACTCTGTCAGCGGGAGCACGAGGACGATCATCGGGACGATGGCGATGGACAGGCCGAGGCCCAGGGCGACGCGTTCGACGACGTCAATCCCGCCGGGGCGGTTTTCGCTCATCGACTGCGAGCCGACGGCTCGTGCCCGGGCTGCGACCGGAAAGAGCACGGAGACGAGCGCGTAGCCGGGGAGGAAGGCGACGAATGCGAGCGCCGCGACCAGTCGAATGTTGCTGCCGGACGGCAGGGTTATCACGAGCCAGTAAGCGACGACGGCTGTGAGCGAAACGATCGCGAGGTCGCTTGGGTACCGAAACACCGCGTCGACGGTATTCTGTGTCCTGGTGGTGAGACTCATCGTTGCCTCGGGTGTGGAAGTCTGTTACGAACGCCGGACATACTCGAATCAGTGAAGCGCTTGTTCCAGTCGGGCTTTGTTATGGACGGATTACCGTCGGGACGGTCGTTCGATCGACCGAAAGACGCTCTTCTGGCCCGTCTGACGACCCGTTCCAGAACAAGTGCAGCCGTGACGGTGGTCGCTGGAAGGATCCTCGCTGTAATAGATTCGTCACGAATCGATGCTGTGTGGCTGTATACTGACGCTTCTCGAGGCTCAGGTTCGTGGTGTCTACGCCGCCTCAGGTGCATGGTATCTTCGCCGCGCCAGATCGTGGTGTCTTCGCCGAGGTAGCCGTGCAATCCGTAATCTCGCATCCAAAACTAGTGACGGGTGGCCAACCGAATGAAGTGGACGGCTGGCAGACTGGATGATGTGAGCGGATGGGGCGACTGAAATGACCGGGAGGGCTCTCGAGCAGTAGCGCCGACCAGGTGGTCGATCGTCGTCGGTGTTTCGGGAACTCGTCAGGCGTTAACGTACTGACTTTCCCACTCCCGGCGCTCGTGGATCTGATCGACCCCCGCGTCGGTAATCGCGTAATAGTTCGTCCGTCGATCGAGCTGCCCTTTCTCGACGAGTTCCTTGTTGACGAGGGTGTCCAGGTTCGGAT of the Natronosalvus vescus genome contains:
- a CDS encoding DUF7282 domain-containing protein, which translates into the protein MVAGATAASASSTAVQDDTDEEEDAQPSASVTLSDQTTDGNAVVVDEVTMDEGGFVTIHDSTLLEGNVIGSVVGVSAYLEAGTHENVEVTLDESLEEDETLIAMPHQDTNDNQEYDFVETEGQEDGPYLTEEGEPVTDDAQVTLEVEEPVEEDEEEPEEAPEEDEEEPVEEDEEEPTDEDVVMEPDHDAVEDGVAIVGPMSVTIEQFTVEQFTIENANISVFVLDEDGEYEEVDEVDEEEDDVDEVDEEEDYADEEEDDVDEVDEEEDYADEEEDDVDEVDEEEDYADEEEDDVDEVDEEEDYADEEEDDVDEVDEEEDYADEEEEDVDEEEDVDEVDEQEVTIEQLTIESLTIEHVEIHVFVLDDDFDLDRLEEIMSDEAIDDVDEEEDVDDVDEEEEDVDEVDEEEDYADEEEDDVDEVDEEEEDVDDEDEVEDDVDEVDEEEDADEVDEEEEDVDDEDEVEDDELESFTVENLEAPENAAVGDTIMVNATISNPNDEEATQDVQFRLEGDLVESQSMTLDAGASETVEFEIDTTDVPAGEYVHMILTDAFGEVDFIELTDEMEDDETDDDEVDDEETDDEETDEDEIDDDETTDEEDTDDDDTDTDNTSDRVAIVLSGLV
- a CDS encoding DUF1616 domain-containing protein; this translates as MSLTTRTQNTVDAVFRYPSDLAIVSLTAVVAYWLVITLPSGSNIRLVAALAFVAFLPGYALVSVLFPVAARARAVGSQSMSENRPGGIDVVERVALGLGLSIAIVPMIVLVLPLTEWGLEIGSVVGALALVTLVLAQLGVIRRLRVPESDRFSVSLTAFRNRLSHAVGTGTTRASAVVLAITVIAAIGMLLYAFAAPMAAGGFTQLGIYTAHDDDELVADMPSTVAPGSEIPITFQIHNNEGQEMEYTLVMQEQVVEDGEVVERITHREVTVISRSTDAGQITAERTVTPVSEDGETVRIAVMLFEDDAPATPSMEDAMEYTYFWVTIETPPDAPGSADSDSTDEPGEEGGDETDDDSVDGDDDSAGTDDDTDTADDDDSDDTVSDDDDSDDSDDDDDSDDTDDDDDSDDSDDTDDADDTDDSDDSDDADDTDDSDD
- a CDS encoding PadR family transcriptional regulator, which gives rise to MHDLTGFQRDLLYVIAGADRPSGQTVKEEVEQYYSSEINHGRLYPNLDTLVNKELVEKGQLDRRTNYYAITDAGVDQIHERREWESQYVNA